GATTGCAGTGCCTAAAATTTCTCGCTCTTGCAGTAATCTGTGATCAACAAGACCCCGCCCCCGCGCAAGGCGGGGGCGAAATAGCAAGCGTTGTCAACGATCTACAGACCGAAGGACCTGTTCTAGGCTTCGGAGAGTGGTGCGCATCTCCGTGAGTGCCTGACGTTGTCGATGAGTCAGCAAAATTCCCCAAGTGGTTAGCCCAACCCCTAGGGAGCCAAGGGCAAGATGGACGAAAGCGTCAATCATGACTCTATCCTTTCCGATGCATTTCTACTGCTTCAGATCGGAATGGTCGCCCCGACATCTTTGCCCAAATGGAGGCGCGACCATTCCACGTGCTCCAGAACGCTGGCTCTGGAGTGTCCGTTCTATGGAACAGCAATGATCCTTTTATGACAGTCTAATGTATTGAAATATTTGCGTTTTTGTTTTGAATATGAACGTCGCGGCGTTCTGGCCTGTCCCATTCCTCAATTTTGCTGATGTTTGGTAAGAGCGTTGGTTGCGTACTGCTCCCGTTTTTTGGCGAGGCAGCATTTGCAAGAAAACGCAATATGAAAGTATGATGACGCCGCAAATTTATTGTTGCTTCGCCGCTTCCCCTGACCTAGGAAAAGGCTGCCCAAATGGAGGCGCGACCTATCTGCGTCCTCATTGCAAGAGCCGCGGTAACGCGGCTCTTGCTCTATCTAACGCCTCATACGGCATTTGGCAGGGTTAGTGAGCGCTCGCCTAGCATCTAGGCGTCAATCTTCTCCGCAGTCGTCAGGACGGCCGGCATCGCCTTGGGGTGGATTGGGCCGACGACAGCGTTCGGCTTGCGCGTCTGGAACGAATAAGGCTGGTTTTCGCCATCGACTGGGTCGGCCTTCGCCGCCTGGCTCGGCGCTAGCCATTTCTACGAGGGCGGCCGCGCCGACTGCGAAATCGACATCAAGGCAGCCGCCTACGCCGAGCGTTCTCGCCAGGCGGCGGCTAACAAGGTCGTTCTAAAGACCGGGACCGAAATCGTCTCCGATCTCGCCGAAGAATACGACCGTCGGCGCCCGGCTTCGGCCGGGCGGTCTTTTTGTTTTATGACATCCGTTGGTGAGCTAGTCCGCATCTGGCCGAAAGTGGACTGGCGGCTATTCAGCCTGGAGTGGCGCAAAGCCGACCTTCCCTTGCGAGTCCGTAGTTCCTATTCGATCAGTTCTATCTCTCCAGGCTCAAACCACTCCTGCCGTATCATCGCCTCGCGCGCCATGGTCGGCTCTGCAGTATAGTAAATCACGGCTAGGCTTTGCTCCGCGCGACTGCAAGTTACATAGAATAGTCGCCGCGTCCTATCGATTGTCGTCTCCTTGCCTGCCGCTTCATTCTCAAGATCCTTCTTGCTCTTCGCCTTGGTCTCGAAAAGCTTGTCGTAAGCGAACATGAAGCCACGAGCCTCATCGTCGCTAACGACGACCATCACTCTTGGAAATTCCAGCCCCTTCACCCCCTGGTGCGTGTCGAACTGCGAGACGCCCCGAACGTAGCGATCATATCGCTCGATCTGGTCGAACGGCGCCTCAAGCGCCAACCGCCAACCGCCCAACTCACTTTTGACATCGACTTCCTCTTCCCGGTCGTCATCGGCGGCGGCAGCGTCAATCTCGCCTTCCGCGACGCCGGCATCAGCGGCGGAAAACGGAACCAAAACCTCAGGGATCGTGAATAGGTTAGCTCCGGCTACATAGCGCAAGACCGAGCGAGCGGTCGGCTTCTCATCCGCGTTCACCAGAGCCAGCAGGCCATCGCAGGCAGCCTTTACCTTGCTGAGAATCTCGACCTGCTTCTCGCCTGCAGCTTCAAGCGCTTTGCGCTCCAGGAGCGGAGAGGTGCGCCGAACGATTGCCGCGACAGCAAACCTATCTCCCGTGCGCAGGGCCGTGACGAGCGGCAGTATCTCGCGCGTGAAGAGTCCAATGCCCGCTCCGGTCCCTTGCAGAAAGCTCGTGCGGATGCGCTCAACCGCGTAGAGGGGCTCGAAAAATTGTTCGAAGCCAAACCGGCGCGCGGACATCAGGTGCTCTAGCGCCAACGTCTTGATTGCTTCGGCTCCCGCCGCCCAGCTCGGATCACCCGTGAGCTCTGCCATTCGAGCCGCTACGGTGGCCTCGGCCGCGCTCTTGTCACCTATCGCCTGCGAGACGACGAACAGCCGAACGACGCCCTGCTTAGCATCGCTTCGTGGCTGCTGTTCCTCGCCATCCTCATCTCGTCTAATCTTGTTGATGAGTGTGATGATCCGCGTGGGGCAACGATGGTTCATTCGCTTCCTCGGCCTGGCCCAGGCCTGCGGGATCGCCTCCGCTAAACGCTCCTTACCGTCGGCGTAGATACGCTGCATCGTGTCGCCAAAGAGTCCGAGGCAAAAGGCCTCGCGGTATCCCGCCTCGACATCGAGCAGCGCGTCCATGAGCCTTCGGCTCGTATCCTGGCTCTCGTCGATCAACAAAATGGGGAAGCGGGTCACCAGCAGCCGGCGCAAACCAGGCTTCGCACCGAGAAAATCGGCGGTCATGGCGATGACCTCTGCGTGGCTCAGAGAGTCTCTGGTGCGGTTATCGCCGGTTGGGCTGTAAACGAATCGCGTAATTTCGGCGAGGTTCTCGCGGCGGCGCTGCTTGCTTTCTATCGAGCGTGCGCGGTCCGATGCGGCTTTGGTGTGTGCCCGACCCTTCGCCTGTGCTTCTTTCAGCTCTGCAATATCCGCTAGGAGCCGGTTCGACAGCCACCTTCGAATATCACCGTCGTAGCCGGCAATCAGCGACCACGCGAACGCGTGAATGGTCGACACCTCTACGCGAGGATCAAATTCAAGCCGTTGCTTGATCTCGTCGCAGGCGGCATTGGTATAGGTAATCACCCCGATCTTCTGACCGGATAGCGACAACAGCCGGCCCTGCTCCTTACACACCGTCCGGACCGCCTCGACGAGCGACCGCGTTTTGCCCGATCCGGCGCCAGCATAAAGAAAGAAGCTCCTCGGTTTCTCGACATTCAGGCAGGCGAGGATGGTTCTATCGGCTTCGGAATCGAAGTTGTCGTCGACCGCGCTCATGTGTCGGCACGCTCGATTTCGGCGACGACATGCTCTTCGACCGGCGGCTCAGTTTCTACCTCCTCCTCGGACGGCGCCGCCTTCACAAGAGGTAGAATCTCCACCTGCTTTTTCTTGAGCTGCGCACGTAACCACTCAAGTCCCTCGGCGATGTAGCTCGGCACGACGATCGTGTCGAAATTCTCAACCTCCATGACGTCAAGTGCAAACTCAGCCTTCTTGCCGTTCTTGAGGGCGAGGTACATTTTCCCTCCAATCGCGACCGCCCCGCCACCATCGGCAATCGCGTCGCGAAACTTGCGGACCAGGCCGGTCCCATCTAGTTCGGCGAAGAAGCTAAGGTTCTCGAACGCCAGCGCGTCCTCAAACGTATACGGATATGCGACCTCCGGCCCGACGATACCCGGGGACGTCAGACCCAACGGGATCTGATACGCGGCCCGCACAGCAAATAGCGGGTCGTCGTCCCCATGTAGCGTCTTCATGGCGCCATCAGCTCGCATGAGCTCATCGACGTCGTCGAGCTTCGGCACCCATGTCTTCAACGTCGCATTATTGGATTTCTGACCAGCGCCCTTCGCGGGTTGGACGGAGGCGCCGCCCGTTTTATCCAGCGTATCCAGGTCAGTGACGATCAAGGTCAGCAAGCCGAGGTGATCAATCAAAGGCTTGAGACGATGCGCGTGGCTTCCTCCGATCTCAAGCAGAGTGATGTAGCACTGGTTGAGTTCGTCGTAGTGCGCTCGGATGAAGTTCGGGACGAGCATGCGTTCCGCCGGTCCCTCCACCAAAATCGCCGCGTCGGCGAAGAACAGATCCGCGTGCTGGGCCCGAAGATATCGAGTCACGAAACGCTCGGTCTCACTACCTGGACCGAAAACCTCCGACAGATTGATAACAGTGGAGACTGGCACTTTCGCGGCCATACCCGCAGGTAGCCGCCGGAAGTACCGCAGGCAAGAGAACGACGTCTCATGCGCGACGTGGCTCGAATGGGTGCTGACCACCAACTGCGTGCGCAGCATTTGACTGTCACCGAGGTCCTCGTGCTCACGCAGCACCGAATAAGCCTTCTTAATGAAGACTTGCTGGACCTGTGCGTGCAAATGCGCTTCCGGCTCCTCGATCAGGACAAGGTGGAGAGGTTCGGTCGTGGTCACCGTCGCGCCTGTTGATGCCTTCCCGACACGCATCCAAGCGTCACGAAAGCTCATCAACCGGAATATCATGGAGATCAGGTTTTGATAGCCGAGGCCGTTATTTGCCTCAGGCAACCGCAACACAGGCGTCGTCGCGCCCTCCTCTGCAATGACGTCTACCTCGAAACTGATCGCCGCGTTGTGGTTGAGACCGTCGATAGCTTTTAGACGTGTCGAAACGCGCGGGCGTGGATCGGTTACACCAGGGTATCCCATACCCTCGACCTCGGTGAACGCCGCCTTGAAACTCTCGGTTAGGCGCTTGTCAAAAGCGTCCTGGGCGGCTTCTATTGCTTGCAACGCGCCAAGGTCCTTCGGATCAGGTCCCTTCGTCGGGTCGAGGTGCTTGGCGTAGTAGCTTCTGAGCTGGTCGGACAGGCGACTGCCGCTCGCCGCCGTAGGAGCATCATCGTCCTCCGCGGCCTGCTGCTCCTCACCGAAGCCCCTCTGCGCCGGTATGTCATGAACGCGGATCAGGCCGCTCAGCGGATCACCATCGATCGGCCGAGAACCGCCCGGAAGGACCTGCGGACGCGCCAGGGATTTTGCAGGAGCGAGAAGCTGACCCGGATCTAGCGAATAGGCCCGAATAGTGAAGTGCGTCGACAAACGCTTGCTCAAAAAATCGATCAGACTCTCGGGCCAGATCGTCAGCTTGGGCGGAATAGCAGGCGGATCAGCGTCAGGATTCTCCGCCGCTGCGGCCGCGATGGCTGCCGCTCTCATCGTCTCAGCATCGCTCACCGCACCCATGTACTCCTTGTACAAGAGCGCAAGATCCTTCGGCTCGTAGCGCAGCCGAACACCAAGCCTTCCGCCCGCCCAATCCAAGGTCGGGATGAGGTCGCGAACGTGGTGCATCTCGCCCGCTTCGACATGCAGCCACAGATCCAGCGTCGGCAATACGCTAACCCAGGGATCAACAACTAGGTCGACGATTTCCTCCGCGTTCCGGGCAGCTGCCCAGCTTTCGCCGAGCTGAATAATCGTGGGCCAATGGCACAGCGTGAAATCGTGCATTTCGAATGGACAACGGCGCGGCGACAGGAAGCGGCGTAGCGCCAGCATCGCCGACGTCTTGCCGCTGTTATTTGCGCCTACGAAAAGCGTGGTCTTGTTCGAAAGGTCGACGCGTGTCGACAACAACTTCCGGAAATTGGCGATCTCCAAGAATTCAATATGCACGCCTGTGCCTCCCGCCCGGTCTGCGTCAGCACTAGATCATAGCGAAACGCCACAAACTACCCGGCCTCATGAGCGTCCATTTAATAGATTCGGAACAGTAGGGCGCATTTCCGCTGTTTATCGAGACGAGCCCGAGTGTCCGTTTTCGGGCATGGACAAATCGGGCCTGAACGACCGGGATGGGCGCTATCCGGTCATTCGGCAGGGTCCTTCCGCTCACCCTTGGCGACGATCTGCAACACGTCATCTTGCAAGGGCCGCTGCAGGGTTGCCGCCTCTGACCACTCAGCGCGCATCCAGAGATCCATCTCCTCGGCTGTCGTCAGGATGACCGGCATCGCCTTGGGGTGGATGGGTCCGAAGATAGCGTTCGGCTCGCACGTCAGGAACGAGTAGAGCTGGTGTTCGCCTTCGACCGGGTCGCCCTTCGTGCCGCGGGTTCGGGCCCATGTGCACCACATGCCCGCGAACGCGAACAGCGGCCGGCTCTCGTCGAGAGCGAACCAGGTCGGCGTCTTGCGCGGCTTGGTGTCCTCGTACTCACAGAATGACGCCGCGGGCACCGGGCACCGGTGCTCTGGACCGAGCCTCCGGCGCGAGCGCGAGCACTTCGTCTTGAGGACGTTGGTCACGGGCCAATCGCCGAATGCCCTTTCGACGGTATTCATGCCACAAAAGCGGGCGCAATTTATGATTGTTCAGACCCCACTCCTAGTTATGATAGTTCTCGCGAATAGGCCGCTTACACGCGGGGCATTTCTTAGGAGGGCAAAAAATTTGCGCCAGCTGCTAAGCCTCTCGATCGTAATTTTGGTCGCTTTTTTCTATCTGAGTTCAGCAAGCGCAAAAGAACTGGATGGAGAAAAACTTGAGGAGATTAGAGCTTTTGCGACCAAATTTTGTGGAGAGTTTTATAGATCGGGATCAGCAAAGGGGGTTGAGCTAGGCGTCGATGCGAAGGCAGAAATTGATTCATTCCTCAAAAAATATCTATCGCTTGGCTTGGGAGCATCAGCGCAGTATAAATCTGATGAATATATAGGTGTGTTGCAGGAGGATTTGGCTTCGGAATTAAGCGATATTAGAGATTGCAAGTTGACCATTTGGAGAAGTCTGATTGAAGTAATTGAAGGAGATGGCAATTCATTTGAAGACAGCGTTCGCAGTTTTTCTGGATATGTTGGAAATTATTCCACAGATATTGAAAGTAATATCAAGTTTCTTGATTTTATTCACGAGAGTGATGATAACATAGTGTACCTGGACATAGAGTTTAGTTATTATGATGTAGTGCCTTCTATGTGTGGGTATACATATTCCGGACTGTTGGGGAAGACGGCAGATTTAGGGGTTTTCCCGCTTATTGTTTCCGAAGAGGACGTTCCGGATTTTTCTAAAGGCGCTTTAGGCCAGTGCGATTTCCCAATTATTGTATCATTCCCTGATGACTCTCTTATTCATAAGCGATGGATTGGTGGAGGGCAGGATTATTTTAGAATAAAAGGCAAATTCAGCTATTCAATAACCAGTTTTGGTTACAGCTTTACGATGATCGATTTTTCTCCGATGTAAGTAATGTTCGATTTATCTAATTTAATAACACTGTTGGCTTTTTCTTCGGTTTCGGGTCATCGATGCTAGGGTTCGGCTATTCTACGTAAGTGAGTTGTGGATGTGTGCTGCCGTAATGTCGGACATGCCGGAGGTGCAATGTTCGATCAGGTGCCGCGACGTTCCAGGCGGGTCCGGCGCGATTCGATGGTCTGTCTTGCTTCACGCGAGAACTGTTCATTGCCAGCGCCGCCATAACCGGTAGCGCGCGGCGTATGGTCTTCCCTCTAGTTGTCGGCACTGGGGGCTGAGGATCGCTTCGCCTCTGACAATCTTGCGACGGATTCGTCGTGGGCTATGTCCAGGAGATAAGCCAGCAGCTCCTGACCGGAAGCGGCGGCGAGATCGCGCAGCTCGCGGGTCTTCTCCGCCAAGTAGGTTGCGTTGGTGATCATGTCGGCGCTGTCTGGTGGCATCAGCGAAGCTCTGAGGGCGGCGTCACGGCTCATCCTCGAACGTGTGGTAGGAGGCTTCCTCCACCGATAAGAGCAGCAGGTAACCCAAAAAAAACATGTCCGCGTTGATGGCCAAGGTCCGCAATTCTTTGCAGATTGCCGCGACGTACTCTGCGGTTGCGGGGGCGGCCGGATCTCGCTCTCCCGGATTGTGACCTTCCATTTTCCCCTCCCTTTGTCAGGGAAAGTGGACACTATTTTTACGAGAATCGGAACCAAGAAAAATAACTATAAAGTGCAGTCTTGTCGATTTTTTGGCTCAGCTGACACTGAGGGAAGCGATTAGCCGTAGCCCGACACCGGAGCGTGCAGGTGATAGTCGACCCGCTCGCCGCAGACCGTGCACCGGATCCGCAGGTGGCCTTTGAGGAACGACCTGTCGGGTCCGCAGCGCGCGATCAGCGTGTCCAGGTCGAGATATCCCTGCCGGCCACACTCGCACCACGCATAGAGGCGGTGGTCGTGGTCGCGGAGGTCACCGAGAGTGGCAATCCTGATCGAGCGGGGCGGGGACATGGGGCCGATGATGCCGGGTCGGCCTGAGAACGGATAGGCAACATACTGTACGGGATTTGTACGAGCTTGGCCTAACTTCAGGTACATGTTCCGCTCCCGTTCGCATCTCAACGCGTTCGAGAGACCGGTGGATCTGAAGCCCTTTGCTTCCCGAAAGCCTTGACCTGCGGGGTCTTCGCGTCTACCCACGGCCCGTTCGGAGACGTGGCCGAGTGGTCGAAGGCGCTCCCCTGCTAAGGGAGTAGGCGGCAAAACCGTCTCGAGGGTTCGAATCCCTCCGTCTCCGCCACGCCGCCTCTGTTTAAATCCCTGATATTCCTATCTTTTAAAGGATTTCCTTGACTATCCCGCGCTGAGTCGGCCAAATATCGTCCAACATTTTGTCCAACAACGGGTCCGCCATGGGCGCCTTTCTCGGCAGACGCGACGGCTACTGGTGCTACGTCCGGCGCGTGCCGAGCGAGATCACCGAGCTCGATGGGCGCGGCATCATCAAGCTGTCGACGCGAATCCGTATCGCCGACGACCCCAGGGCCATACGCGCCCGGAAGGTGGTCGCGCGACTCAATGCCGAGACGGAGACCTATTGGCGTGATCTGAGATCGGCCGAGACCGCGAATGTCAGCGAGCGTTACCGGGCGGCCTGCCGTCGAGCCCGCGCTTTGGGCTTCGACTATGCGCCGGCGGCCGAGGTCGCGGAGCGTGATCTCGACGAGATTGCCAGTCGCCTGGCCGCAGCGGTCCGTGCGGGACAATCTGACGGGGTCACGCGGCCGGCCGTCCTGGGCGCGGTCCCAAAGCCGACGTTTAGGGTGTCGACGCTCCTTGAGGCGTTTGAGGACGTCATGCGCCCGTCTCTGGCCTCGATGTCAGAGGACCAGCGCCGCAAGTGGCGCAACCCCAAGCGCCGGGCGATCGCCAACCTTCTGACGGTCATCGGGGACAAGGACCTTTTGGAGATCACCCGCGGCGACGCGTTGGACTTCCGGGCCTGGTGGGCGGACCGCGTTCTCGTCGAAGAGGTCCAGATCGCGACCGCCAACAAGGACATCGGCCACCTGAACAAGATGCTGCGCACCCTCGATCAGCAGCATCGCCTCGGGCTTGATCCCGTGTTCGCCCAGTTGCGGATGGAAGGCGAAGAAGCTCGGTCCCGCTCCGCCTTCGAGCCGGACTTCGTCGCCGCCCGCCTGCTTGCCCCCAATGCCCTCGACGGCCTGAACGACGAGGCTCGGGCAATCATCTATCTGATGGCCGAGACCGGCCTGCGCGTGTCCGAAGCAACGAGCCTGACCTCAGAGACGATCAAGCTGAACCACGAGGTGCCCCACGTTCAGATCCGCGGGATCGGCCGCAAGCTCAAGACGCCCCAGTCGGAGCGGGACATCCCATTGGTCGGCGTGGCGCTCTCGGCAATGCAACGCCATCCGTCGGGTTTTCCCCGCTATCTGGACAATGCTGCGTCCCTCTCTGCCCTGGTGAACAAGGCCCTGGAGACCCGCGACCTCCGGCCGACGAAGAACCACACCCTTTATTCCCTAAGGCACACTTTCGAGGATCGGCTTGGCGCGGCCTCGATCCCGGAGAAGATTGTCGCCGCCCTGATGGGCCACAAATACTATCGGCCCAAATACGGATCCGGTCCGAGCCTCACCATGAAGCGCGATGCGCTGGAGAAGATCGCGTTTCAGGTGGAGCTCGTATAGGCGGCCAGGAGCCGCCTGGCGCGGTCCTGGAGCTCGCTCGCTTTCCGAGCAGCCCTCAGCTCCCTTTCGATCCGCTCGAAGATGGGACCATAGACCGCCCCGTCCTCCTGCATGCACCAGGCGCAGGCAATCAGCATCCATTCCAGCACCTCGGTGGTGACGGGATCACCCGGATCCCAGTCGTCCGGCGGTGCGGGCGGGGGTGTCGTGTCCGTCATCGCAGCCTCGCGATGATATGGCGCTGACCGGGATTTGCGCGCTCAAGTTTGCCGCTCGATTGGGCGGGCTGGTCCGCGCCGGACCGGACGCAATTCGCCCGTCGGGATCCCCACGTCTTGACGCAGGCCATGTCTCACCTGCGCCGCTCTGGCATGAAGGCGGGCCGCTGTGCGGGCCAGTTTTCGTAGGGCCAGACCAGCTTGCCGACAGTGGTGTGCGCGATGAGCAGGCCCTCGACGCCATTCTTCTGCTTTCTGAGGCGCGAGAGCTCGCTCGGATGGACGACGTCCTGAGTACGGCTCACCTCGCGAACTCTCTTGGTCCCGTCGCCGGCGATCGTCTCTTCAAAGAAACTGATCTCCTGGGTGCCGATCCAGTGGTCGCAAATGGTTTTGTTGGCTGGAGAGCCGGCGAGGTTCAAGACGATACGCGTGGAAAGGAGATTGAGGTAAACGTCCCGCCCGGCCTCACCGTAATTCTCCGTGAGTTGGTCGATCGACTGGAGTGTGATGATCGCTCGCGCATTCTTTTCGCGGCCGACTTCAAGAACAGCCTTGAAGCTGTCGAGCTTAATTTGGGCAAACTCGTCCATCACGAACCAAGTCTGGATCGAGGGGTCGGCTTTGTATTTTGGACTGCCGATCCGCCGCGAGAGTGTCTCAAAGACGCCCCGGAGCCACCGCTCTGAGAAGTCAGGCTTGTCTGCGTGGCGCTGCAGGATGAGCGTCTTCGGCGTATTCGAGCGGCCATCGAGCCACTCTCTGAGCGAGAGCCGATATTCTGGAGGCGTGCCCTCCCAAGCGTCGATCAGCCCTGACAGCAGCTGAAACACCGGCGCGAGCGTACTGACCGTGAAGCTGTTCGATGTCGGACTATCGCTTCCGTCCGCCGTTTTTCCCTGCAGAAGTCGGGCTGCGACTGGGTAGTGTCGCTCCAGGAGACTGGTCAGATCTTTGGTGGGCAGCAGAAGCGTTTCTGCGATATCGCCCCAGGACCAAGCGCCGGGCTTCTTAGCCTGAAGAGCCCGTACGACGCCGGCGAGCACGAGACGAGCCCCTTCGCTCCAGATGGGTTCCTTGGAGTCAGGGATCAGGCTATGTGCGAGAGCGTCGGCCAGGTCGCCACTGTCGATGTCGCGCGCGACATCCCATGCCCAACTACGGGCGTCGCCGGGTGAGAGCAAGACTGCGTCGCCCGGAAACTGCTCCGTAAACACGCCTTTTTCATCGAGAATTATCAGTCGATCACCCCGATCATGAAGCTGTCTAATTAGTCGTCGAACGATGATTGTCTTGCCGCTTGCTTGGCTTCCAACTATCCCGATGCCGCCCTCTTCTGGATGGGCGCCCTGATATACCTTCGGCGCGATCTCCAACGGAGCCGGACGACGGCCGGGGCGTAGTTCGGCTTTCAGCCGCGCTGTCGCGGCCTGGCCCTCGGCGAACGTTCTGCCTTTGACGATGCGGTACCGCGGGCGGCCGGGAATGAGCTGCGCGACGCGCCACGCAAAGACCCCCGCCGAACAGCCGCCAACAATTACGGCAGCAAGTAAAATACTCAGAAGCCCGGATGCGCCCTGGCTCGTCTGGGCCCAGTACGCGGAAACCGTCGGGTGCGGGACGGGGAGAAGCGCCTCAAGCCACGGCCGATAGCTGATCAGTCGATCGAACACGGCACCATATGTGTAAGCCGAGACGCTGCCGAAGTGGCCATGTTGAATGTGCGCCTCAGAAGGCGGAACCACAATGACCGTGAGCGTGAGCGTGAACCACGCTGCGCTCGCATACAGAGCCAGGGCGACCACGCCAGCCAGGGCGGAGACCAGGCACCTATCGGCATAAGAGAGGTTCGCCATCATAACCCCCTCGCCAGGAGGAATGCCGCCGTCACCAGAATGCTCGCGAGCCAAGCACCGATTGAATCGAGCAAGGCCTTCCGAAAGGTTGCTTGGTTAAGCTTCGCCAGACTGATCGGCTGTATACCTGGCTCAAAGGGCAGCACTTTGCGGTGATGTTTCCGTCCGGCTGCTGTGCGAGCGGGAAGCAGCGAGCGCAGCAACTCTCTTCGGTCGGCTGGGCAGATATCCGGCATCCGCGGGTCCGAAATCAGTGCCTCCACCCGTTCGCCTGTCGGGAGCGCAAGAAGAGCCCGCAGCACAGAGGCGCTCCATTTTCGCCACTCGCGCTCATGGCTGCCGCGGCTCATGAGGAGACCTCCTCATGCGACAAGACCGCCGCCATCTGGCTCTCCGCCTCAGACAGCCACTGATCGAACAGAGCCAGCGATCGGGTCGACACGCCAACAGGTAGCCCGATGTTGACAAGGTCCTTGTAGCTCAATTCCGAAATCCGCTGCAGGCTTCCGATGTTCTGCATGTATCCCCAGGCCGGGGCGGACATCCGGCCGAGTCTTACGGTCTCAATCTCACCCCACTCACCCCGGGCTTCGCGCAGCCGCCTGGCGATGTTCTGATCTCCAGCGGGGAACTGAGCGACCGCCTCGTTGAGGACCGCCAAACGCCTCGCCCGCGGGAAAAGCTGACCCATGCTCCATAGCGCCTGCAGACCAGAGGCAAGCGAAGCGCGGTTCATAGTCAAAGGCACCACCCAGAGCAGGTTCTCACCGGCCCCCAAATAGGCAGCTCCGGTCGATTCACCCCATTTGAGCAACGCTGATGTCAGGTTTGCCCCGAGGCAGCAGACTGTCGGCGGTCCAGCAAGAACGCGTTCGCCGAGGGCATCCATTGCGGAAAAAACCACATCCGGATTGTGATAGATCTCCTCGTGAGAGGCGTGCTGGACTTCGATCCACTCTGCCGCATCAATGATGCGGCTCAGCCGCGGGGCGGTTTCGACCTCGATTAAGCGGGCTGACGGATCGAGCTCTTGGGCCGATCTCCAGAGCAGCTCACTAACGAGGTCCTTGCCGACGCCGCCACGATCATTTCCAACGATAATGCACTGTCGCATTACAGGTCCTCAGCATTGAAATATTGGATCTACGCTCGCGGCAGTTCTAATCTTCGTCCTCCAGCCACCATTGCTCGAGATCTATCTTCTCTTCTGAGAGAGCAGGTAATTCCAGAATGGAGGCAGGCAGGGTTCGCTTGAAAAGTCTTTTTGCCTCTTCCGGGGAAATGGTCCTGTCGTAGATGTTGCGCCCTTCTTGCTCCCAAATGGACCCGTATTTGTAGATCATCGCGCCTGAGTAACCGACCGGGGCAATGAGGAAGACGCCTGGTCGGACGATGCCATTGACGAACGGGTGGCCGCTTATGCCGAAGTGGTCGCAGACTTCGCTCAGCAAATTTCCAACAAAGACGCCTCCTCTCGAGATGAAAATGGCATGTGTGGTGATGTAATAGTTTCCGCAGTACATATCGAAGCGCGTGACGC
The DNA window shown above is from Amorphus orientalis and carries:
- a CDS encoding type IV secretion system DNA-binding domain-containing protein, which encodes MMANLSYADRCLVSALAGVVALALYASAAWFTLTLTVIVVPPSEAHIQHGHFGSVSAYTYGAVFDRLISYRPWLEALLPVPHPTVSAYWAQTSQGASGLLSILLAAVIVGGCSAGVFAWRVAQLIPGRPRYRIVKGRTFAEGQAATARLKAELRPGRRPAPLEIAPKVYQGAHPEEGGIGIVGSQASGKTIIVRRLIRQLHDRGDRLIILDEKGVFTEQFPGDAVLLSPGDARSWAWDVARDIDSGDLADALAHSLIPDSKEPIWSEGARLVLAGVVRALQAKKPGAWSWGDIAETLLLPTKDLTSLLERHYPVAARLLQGKTADGSDSPTSNSFTVSTLAPVFQLLSGLIDAWEGTPPEYRLSLREWLDGRSNTPKTLILQRHADKPDFSERWLRGVFETLSRRIGSPKYKADPSIQTWFVMDEFAQIKLDSFKAVLEVGREKNARAIITLQSIDQLTENYGEAGRDVYLNLLSTRIVLNLAGSPANKTICDHWIGTQEISFFEETIAGDGTKRVREVSRTQDVVHPSELSRLRKQKNGVEGLLIAHTTVGKLVWPYENWPAQRPAFMPERRR